The genomic interval TAATTGCTTTTCTTATTGCCCTTATTATTTCATCCCTTCCTCCATAGCTGATGGCGCATTGTAAAATCAGACCTTTATTATTTTCTGTTACATGTTCAGTAGTCTCGATAATAGATTTGATATTTTCTGGCAGTTTATCTCTATTGCCAATGACCTTAAATCGTACTCCCTCTTTCATGAAATTCAGAAACTCTCCTTTCAGGGATTTCTCAAGCAGTCCTATAATAACAGAGACCTCATCCACGGGCCTCATCCAGTTTTCTATTGAAAAGGCATATAAGGATAGGACTTCCACGCCTATATTGCTTGATACCTCTACAATTTCTTTTACCCTTTGCACCCCCCTTTTGTGTCCTTCAAAACGAGGCAGTCCTCTCATCTCTGCCCATCTGCCATTTCCATCCATTATTATGCCGATGTGTCGTGGAATAGCCCTTTTTTTCATTCGCTCATCTACCGTCCTTTCAGGGAAAATATATATAGCATTGTGCCAAAGGGGCTTTCACCTTTCAGGATATTTTGTGCCCTTATACCAAATAAAGGCTTTGAGAGTGCTATTAATCTATCGCCTACTACAGCATAGTCAAGGATCTCTCCGCCTATTTCCTCAAGTAATCCCCTCTCTTCAACTGTGATGCCATTCCACCAGAAACTCCGTATTTCTGATGACTTATATCCAAGCCCTTTTGCCATGCCAAACAGAGGTTTTCGTTTTGGAGCAAGCACCTCGTTGCTTTTTACAAAGAGTCTATCTTTTACTGACCACTCTCCTCTGTCAACCATTATGGTGGGAGACTGTCTTTTGAATTTTGCCGAAAAGCCGCCAAAGTCTTCCTTGCTTATCCATATCCTTAAGCCTTTTTCATTGTAAAGATTAAGATAACCCCTATCATCCCACGAAAGTATTGCCTGTTTTCCATCAGAGGAATTGACAGGCTGGAAATCATAGATATTTACTCCTTCAGGTAGTTTAATAGCACCACCTTTTTTGTATGTTCCTTCAGAATATATAAGTGAAAATACAGGTCCATCATAACCATTGTTTTTAGTATATTCCTGAGCTGCAATTCCATTGCCAAATTTTCTTATGAATGTGTCTTTTGACTTATATAATTGGACAAATCCTGAATCCTTCAACTCATATATATATGAGTTGACATCTTCACCATACATGGATGTAATAATTATCTCGTCTTTCTTATTATTATTGGTATCAGCAGTATCGAGCCAGAGGACTTCGCTTGTTGATGGGACCTTGAATTCCCATAGCAATTTAAGATCAACACCTGGTCTGTAAACCCTTATTGAGTCCCCTGATGCGATTATTATATCAGGGTCTCCATCACCGTCAAGGTCACCAACTGCAATGTGTCTTGCACCAAACGGGAGTTGGAATGATAAAAGGACCTCTCCTTCTTTTGGTCCAAAAAAGCCTGATTTAAATCTTAATTCTTTAACATATGCGATGTTTACTGGCACCTTCTTTTCAGAAAGCTGCTTTGAATCACTCACATAGAAGAGTTTTTGTGTCAGATTTATATGGTCAGTAAAGTCTTCTGAATTTAGCGATAACACTACCTCAGCGCCCTTTGTTTTTGCCTCTGCCACGAGTCTCTGTATATCGTTGGTTTCAATGCCTGTATCTATTAATTCGAATCTTCCACTATCTTTGAGCATTTGATAGTAAGCATCACCTAAAAACCAATCTACATTACCTTGATAGAATAACACCTTTATTTTTGTACCAGCTATTTTTATTTTTGCATTCAGGAAATCTTCAGGTTTGCCGTGTATTATTATGCCTGAGATTTCATCTCCTTTTATTTCTGTGATTTCTATGCCTCCAACAGGTATTTCGATTTTGCCCAGTGGTTCTTTGGTAACAGGATGAATAAAATTCACACCTTCTTTGATGGCATGAAACCTCATTCCCGGCTTTATTGATTTTTGCATATCACTGCTTATTTTTATAGATTTTCCATTGACCGCGATAACTCTACCTGTAACAGGCTCAAAATAAGAAAGTGCCTCGTTTTTCAAGACATTTAGCGATGCCTCTTGTTTTGCCTTCAATTCTTTTGTTTGTGCATTGACAGGTTGCATATTGAAGTGCAAAATGCAAATAGAAAAAATCAAAATTATGGAATACATTAATTTTGCATTTTGCATTTTGATTTTTGGTTTTATGGTTATCACCTGATTTGTCCTCCCGCAATAATGAACTATGAACTATGTCAGACAGTTTAAAATATAGATTATTCATAAGTCAAAACCTCTTGACCTTAACTTGACCATAATCTGTAATGAAAATTTCTAATTCAGATAGGCTGAAGGCTGAAGGCTTAAGGCTGAAGAATAGGCTTAAGGCATTAGGTCTGATGTTTTTTTAAGACTATTTTATGTCCTTCAGCCTAAAGCCTTAAGCCCAATTACCTCATATACACTTGCAAGAAACACTTTTTAAAGACTTTGAGCAGTGTCTGTCATCTAATAACCTCCCATTGATAAAGGCTTTGAGGGCATACCTGAATAATATCCCAAAAATCTGCGATTTTTGGGGGCAACAGCTATTCATGATTATGGATTAAGGTCTTGACTAAAAAGAACATTAAAGGTTTTAATAGACAATATGGAAAAACGGCGAATGGCTCATAGTTTTTTGTTACTTGCCCTTTGTTCTCTGCTTTTTATTCTGGCCTCTTGTAGTGGCAGCAAAGGTGTAAAAAAGGAAGAAGGATTTGATCCTGAAAAATATCTGTCAAGGGCTGAGATACTTATAAATGATAAAGAATATGAAGAGGCGAGAAAACTTCTCCTTGAGGTTAAAAACAGGGAGATGGCAAAGAAATATGCCCCACAGGCACAACTTAAGATTGCCGAGTCATATATAAAAGACGGCGATATAGATATTGGAATAGAAGAATACAGGAAGTTTATAGAACTTTACCCTGATAATCAATATGCCTCATATGCGCAGTACCAGATTGGCATGGCATATTTTTCTCAGATTGAATCTCCTGACAGAGGCTCAGGAGCAGCGCAAAATGCCTTGAGGGAATTTATTAGACTAAAGGAATTGTATCCGAGAAATCCTTACAAAGAAGTGCTGGAACTCAGGATAGAGAAATGCAGAAATGTAATTGCAGACGGCGAGTTTATGGTTGGAGAGTTTTATTATAAAAAAGAATCATATAATGCAGCCATAAACAGATTAGAAGGTCTGCTTAAACAATTTCCTGATTACAAAAGAGGTGATGAGGCATTGATTTTATTAGCAAGGGCATATAAGGCAGCTAATATAAATGATAAGGCACAAGAGACATTCAATAAATTAATCGAGAAATATCCCTCAAGTAGATTTGCTTCAGAGGCAAAAAAAGAATTAGAGAAGTTTAAGGGTAAATAACTATTAACAGATGACTACTTACTATCCCGCCTTTATAAACCTAATCGGGAAAAAATGTGTTGTTGTTGGCGGTGGAAAGATAGCTGAAAGAAAGGTTTTAAGCCTTCTTAATGCAGGGGCAAATGTTACAGTAATAAGCCCTGACCTTTCATCTGCGCTTGAAAGATATAAGAATAGAGGGAAGATAAAGCACATAAAGAGAGGTTATAAAAAAGGGGATATTAAGAATGCATTTCTGGTTATTGCTGCAACATCTGATGAGGCAATAAATAGCATGGTTTCAAAGGATGCCCCATTTCTTGTTAATGTGGTTGATAGACCCGAGCTTGCAAATTTTATTGTTCCATCTGTTGTGAACAGGGGTCCTATGACAATAGCAGTTTCGACCTCGGGTGCAAGCCCTGCCATGGCAAAGGCAGTGAGAAAAGAGCTTGAAGTTTTTTATAATAAAGACTTTGGACAATATATGAGTTTTCTAAAACAATTGAGGGAAAGGGCAATAAAAGAGATTCCGAATAAAAAAGAAAGGGAGAGGTTTTTGAAGGATGTTGCTTCAAGGGAGGTTTTTAATATTCTCCGTGAAAAAGGGATTATTGCAGCAAAAAAAAGAGTTGTTGAGAAGTTTCGGTTATTGAAGAAAGGCTTATGCTAAATATCGGTGTAATAGGCACAGGGTATCTTGGGCAACATCATGCCCGTATTTATTCAGAGCTTGGCTCTGAATTGGGCAATGTCAGGCTTGTGGGTGTTGTTGATGCTGATATAAACAGGGCTAAAGAGGTATCTAATAAGTATGGATGTGATGCCTTCAGCGACTATAAGGCTATAATTAACAAGGTTGATGCATTGAGTATTGTTACCCCTACGACAATGCATTATCAAATGGCATTGGATTGCATAAAGGCTGGCAAGGATATACTTATCGAAAAGCCTATAACAGTAACTGTTGAGGAAGCGAATGAATTGATTGATGCATCTGATAAGGCTGGGACAATAATTCAGGTTGGGCACCTTGAGCGATTCAATCCTGTGTTTACTACTATGTGCGCACTTATAAGCAAGCCTGTTTTTATCGAGACAGAGAGATTATCTCCTTTTCTTGGAAGGGGAATAGATGTGGATATAACCCTTGACCTGATGATACATGACATAGATATAGTCCTTGCCCTCATGCGTCAATCGTCAGACAGTGATAATGGGGGCAGAAGTAGAGAATCAGGTGAAATTATGCGCATTAAAGACATAAAGGCGGCAGGAACAAAGATGCTCACAAATAACATTGATATTGCTATGGCATGGTTTGAATTTGATAATGGTGTTCAGGTATTAATGAAGGCAAGCAGGGTTTCTCCTGAAAAACTTAGAAGAATGAGTATATTCCAAGACAATTCATACTTGCTTGTTGATTATCAGGATATGTATATAAAGAAATTCTTTCAGCAGGACAAAGAAAATTTGATTGGTGAGGAGATTATAAGCATCGAAAGAAAAGAACCACTTAAGGAAGAATTAAGAGATTTTATAAAATGCGTTATTTCAAGGCGCAGACCTTTGGTTTCTGCAGTTGAGGGCAGGGATGCACTGAAAATTGCACTACAGATAAATTCAGCTATTGAGCAGGTAAGCAAATAACTAAATAATGAGGTATATTTATGAAGCCAATGATCGACCTTAAAAAACAGTATATGGAAATCAAAGACGAAGTTCTTTTAATGGTAAATGAGGTATTAGAAAGTTCACAGTATATACTTGGCAAGAGGGTTGCGGAGTTGGAAGACCATATTAAGAAATATCACGGAGTTCAAGATGCCATAGCTGTTGCATCAGGAACAGATGCACTGCATCTATCTTTAAGGGCGCTTGGCATTGGCGAAGGCGATGAGGTTATAACAACGGCTTTTACATTTTTTGCCACAGTTGAGGCAATTATGTATACAGGTGC from Dissulfurispira thermophila carries:
- a CDS encoding isoprenyl transferase — translated: MYIFPERTVDERMKKRAIPRHIGIIMDGNGRWAEMRGLPRFEGHKRGVQRVKEIVEVSSNIGVEVLSLYAFSIENWMRPVDEVSVIIGLLEKSLKGEFLNFMKEGVRFKVIGNRDKLPENIKSIIETTEHVTENNKGLILQCAISYGGRDEIIRAIRKAINQDLSPEDITEDSISRLLDTAGIPDPDLIIRTSGEQRLSNFLLWQSAYSEFYFTDTLWPDFTKEELLEAIHEYQMRDRRFGKVAIQKGLNIGVGSAF
- a CDS encoding outer membrane protein assembly factor BamD, which codes for MEKRRMAHSFLLLALCSLLFILASCSGSKGVKKEEGFDPEKYLSRAEILINDKEYEEARKLLLEVKNREMAKKYAPQAQLKIAESYIKDGDIDIGIEEYRKFIELYPDNQYASYAQYQIGMAYFSQIESPDRGSGAAQNALREFIRLKELYPRNPYKEVLELRIEKCRNVIADGEFMVGEFYYKKESYNAAINRLEGLLKQFPDYKRGDEALILLARAYKAANINDKAQETFNKLIEKYPSSRFASEAKKELEKFKGK
- a CDS encoding precorrin-2 dehydrogenase/sirohydrochlorin ferrochelatase family protein, with amino-acid sequence MTTYYPAFINLIGKKCVVVGGGKIAERKVLSLLNAGANVTVISPDLSSALERYKNRGKIKHIKRGYKKGDIKNAFLVIAATSDEAINSMVSKDAPFLVNVVDRPELANFIVPSVVNRGPMTIAVSTSGASPAMAKAVRKELEVFYNKDFGQYMSFLKQLRERAIKEIPNKKERERFLKDVASREVFNILREKGIIAAKKRVVEKFRLLKKGLC
- a CDS encoding Gfo/Idh/MocA family protein; protein product: MLNIGVIGTGYLGQHHARIYSELGSELGNVRLVGVVDADINRAKEVSNKYGCDAFSDYKAIINKVDALSIVTPTTMHYQMALDCIKAGKDILIEKPITVTVEEANELIDASDKAGTIIQVGHLERFNPVFTTMCALISKPVFIETERLSPFLGRGIDVDITLDLMIHDIDIVLALMRQSSDSDNGGRSRESGEIMRIKDIKAAGTKMLTNNIDIAMAWFEFDNGVQVLMKASRVSPEKLRRMSIFQDNSYLLVDYQDMYIKKFFQQDKENLIGEEIISIERKEPLKEELRDFIKCVISRRRPLVSAVEGRDALKIALQINSAIEQVSK
- a CDS encoding FG-GAP-like repeat-containing protein; translated protein: MQPVNAQTKELKAKQEASLNVLKNEALSYFEPVTGRVIAVNGKSIKISSDMQKSIKPGMRFHAIKEGVNFIHPVTKEPLGKIEIPVGGIEITEIKGDEISGIIIHGKPEDFLNAKIKIAGTKIKVLFYQGNVDWFLGDAYYQMLKDSGRFELIDTGIETNDIQRLVAEAKTKGAEVVLSLNSEDFTDHINLTQKLFYVSDSKQLSEKKVPVNIAYVKELRFKSGFFGPKEGEVLLSFQLPFGARHIAVGDLDGDGDPDIIIASGDSIRVYRPGVDLKLLWEFKVPSTSEVLWLDTADTNNNKKDEIIITSMYGEDVNSYIYELKDSGFVQLYKSKDTFIRKFGNGIAAQEYTKNNGYDGPVFSLIYSEGTYKKGGAIKLPEGVNIYDFQPVNSSDGKQAILSWDDRGYLNLYNEKGLRIWISKEDFGGFSAKFKRQSPTIMVDRGEWSVKDRLFVKSNEVLAPKRKPLFGMAKGLGYKSSEIRSFWWNGITVEERGLLEEIGGEILDYAVVGDRLIALSKPLFGIRAQNILKGESPFGTMLYIFSLKGR